The following are encoded together in the Fusarium keratoplasticum isolate Fu6.1 chromosome 1, whole genome shotgun sequence genome:
- a CDS encoding G2/mitotic-specific cyclin-B: MPPQSRVARTRLAGTENDENSGTTRLTRAQAAALKVDELANASKGTLQTKKSTINGAGTTNTRKRAALGDVSNVGKADGVAGKKAKAGLVSKAAQPTGIEKKTSRSTRTALNPKPTNGKTERSGHGTIKAAAKPKAPASHATKPKAPVDENKQPSVPERERSETPQEPEVVKAEPVAQAEPEVKDGPVYPPGVKDLDSEDLEDPLMVAEYANEIFEYLRDLEVKSIPNPDYMDHQDDLEWKTRGILVDWLVEVHTRFHLLPETLFLAVNIIDRFLSAKVVQLDRLQLVGITAMFIASKYEEVLSPHVENFKRIADDGFSEAEILSAERFVLSTLNYDLSYPNPMNFLRRVSKADNYDIQSRTIGKYLMEISLLDHRFMRYRPSHVAAGAMYLARLLLDRGEWDETLSYYAGYTEDEIEPVVNLMVDYLARPVVHEAFFKKYASKKFLKSSILSRQWAKKNAVLFGIDDIELTLDQIS, from the exons atgcctccG CAGAGTCGTGTTGCTCGTACGCGCCTCGCCGGCACCGAGAACGACGAGAACAGTGGTACGACGCGTCTTACACGGGCGCAGGCCGCCgctctcaaagtcgatgagCTAGCCAATGCCTCCAAGGGCACTCTCCAAACGAAAAAGTCCACAATTAACGGTGCTGGCACCACCAACACACGGAAACGCGCCGCATTAGGCGATGTCAGCAATGTTGGAAAGGCAGATGGTGTTGCTGgaaagaaggccaaggcgggGTTggtctccaaggctgctcagCCTACCGGTattgagaagaagacctCGCGATCCACTCGAACTGCTCTCAACCCCAAGCCTACCAACGGCAAGACGGAGCGATCTGGTCATGGTACTATCAAGGCTGCTGCGAAGCCCAAGGCCCCCGCCTCCCACGCCACAAAGCCCAAGGCTCCCGTCGACGAGAACAAGCAGCCTTCAGTTCCCGAGCGTGAGAGATCAGAGACTCCCCAAGAGCCTGAGGTCGTTAAGGCCGAGCCTGTTGCTCAGGCTGAGCCCGAAGTCAAGGATGGGCCTGTGTACCCTCCTGGCGTCAAGGACTTGGACAGTGAGGATCTTGAGGACCCTCTGATGGTTGCCGAATATGCCAACGAAATTTTCGAGTACTTGAgagacctcgaggtcaagtCCATCCCCAACCCTGACTACATGGACCACCAGGACGACCTCGAATGGAAGACGCGTGGTATCTTGGTCGACTGGCTCGTCGAAGTCCACACCCGCTTCCACCTTCTTCCCGAAACTCTCTTCCTGGctgtcaacatcatcgaccgCTTCCTGTCTGCCAAGGTTGTCCAGCTTGACCGCCTTCAGCTTGTTGGTATCACGGCCATGTTCATTGCCTCCAAGTACGAGGAGGTTCTTTCCCCCCATGTCGAGAACTTTAAGCGCATCGCGGACGATGGTTTTAGCGAGGCTGAGATTCTGAGCGCCGAGCGATTTGTTCTGAGCACTCTCAACTATGACCTCAGCTACCCCAACCCTATGAACTTCCTGCGACGAGTCTCGAAGGCGGACAACTATGACATCCAATCTCGCACCATCGGCAAGTACCTCATGGAGATCAGCCTTCTGGACCACCGATTCATGCGTTACCGACCAAGCCATGTTGCCGCCGGTGCTATGTACCTGGCGCGACTGCTCCTTGACCGTGGTGAATGG GACGAGACCCTTTCATACTACGCTGGCTACACGGAGGACGAGATTGAGCCTGTCGTCAACCTCATGGTTGACTACCTTGCTCGTCCCGTCGTCCACGAAGCATTCTTTAAAAAGTATGCTAGCAAGAAGTTCTTGAAGT CGTCCATCCTCTCTCGCCAAtgggccaagaagaacgcTGTTCTCTTCGGCATCGACGACATTGAGCTGACCCTTGATCAAATATCATGA
- a CDS encoding Zn(2)-C6 fungal-type domain-containing protein gives MTDSPDNGTGTGAGQKRPRSPNTDQDDTAPPREPVPDNSSVPKPKRLACMICRKRKLKCDGVRPSCSTCSRLGHACAYDEQRRKSGPKRGYVKALEERLKQVETLLKTQEPPTNVPKTLNVPMPAPPQTTSPANLNITNATMGLTGDRDMDRWNFNGESPQTGAIEDFNFNASMNMGGMNNVGGTFTWEMIGLGLEEPLPPQETIDELHQIYFEKVHPSIPMIHKYRYLAAMNLAPNQRPPVCLRYAMWTLACTITDKYADLKDLFYRRARKYVEADYVKGYGEHMISIAHCQTHILLSSYEMKMMYFPRAWVNTGSAIRLAQMTGLHRLDGTGLDVKQCLAPPKDWTEREERRRTFWMAFCQDRYASIGTGWPMTIDERDIMTNLPSSEEAFNMSRPEQTQSLSECTSPMGAGKLSPYGGIVLMACLFGRNLVHLHRPDVDDLDHDLNGPFWKRHRQMDNILLNTSLCLPPQLKLPSGLSNPNIVFTNMSIHTSTICLHQAAIFKAEKNKLPASVSAESKVRCITAANEIASIMRMISHMDLSTVNPFISFCLYVSARVFVQYLKSRPDDSQTADSLRFLLSAMNALKRRNPLTESFLVQLDVDLEALALRIPKLKTAFPRNSDSPSAKNPGSPSVPRCDNPEGVQGILAYRNECHFMKMAGDDGNPAAAPDIVEPNVGGDGQNMGAAGDGSFSGQTWISSDQQLPILTPSSGATFDKNGTGSGPMSGFGDLGGDGQDASGSPDGVQSNRPTPNSSTGSDQRGHLAPGQMNGSNPNSFNTSPISPNQTMMNTGVLDGNTQGFFADPSGFTIPAGLDQNGAFTMPDGWDIQGQTGVPQVGEGVLRALMNMGPMDAMDLGSWETRNN, from the exons ATGACGGATTCGCCCGACAACGGCACCGGCACTGGCGCCGGCCAGAAGCGTCCCCGGAGCCCCAACACTGACCAAGACGACACCGCGCCTCCCCGAGAGCCCGTCCCCGACAACTCGAGCGTCCCCAAGCCAAAGCGATTGGCATGCATGATATGCCGGAAGCGCAAGCTCAAGTGCGACGGCGTCCGTCCCAGCTGCAGCACCTGTTCCCGCCTGGGACACGCCTGCGCCTACGATGAGCAGAGGAGAAAGAGCGGTCCCAAGCGCGGCTAtgtcaaggccctcgaggagcgACTGA AGCAAGTCGAGACGCTGCTAAAGACCCAAGAGCCGCCCACAAATGTGCCAAAGACACTGAACGTCCCCATGCCCGCGCCGCCTCAGACGACGTCGCCCGCTAACCTCAACATTACGAATGCGACCATGGGCTTGACGGGTGATCGCGATATGGATCGATGGAACTTCAATGGAGAGTCGCCACAAACAGGCGCCATCGAGGATTTCAACTTTAATGCCAGCATGAACATGGGCGGCATGAATAATGTCGGCGGTACCTTTACCTGGGAGATGATCGGTCTGGGCCTCGAGGAGCCTCTGCCACCCCAGGAGACGATTGACGAGCTTCACCAGATCTACTTTGAAAAGGTTCATCCGTCCATCCCCATGATCCACAAGTACCGATACCTCGCCGCCATGAACCT CGCGCCGAACCAGCGCCCACCCGTTTGTCTGCGGTATGCCATGTGGACCCTGGCATGCACCATCACAGACAAGTATGCAGATCTGAAAGATCTGTTTTACCGGAGAGCACGCAAGTATGTCGAGGCGGATTACGTCAAGGGCTACGGAGAACACATGATCTCCATCGCTCATTGCCAGACGCATATCCTTCTGTCATCTTatgagatgaagatgatgtaCTTTCCCCGAGCCTGGGTGAATACGGGCTCTGCTATTCGTCTCGCTCAGAT GACTGGTCTTCATAGACTAGACGGCACTGGCCTCGACGTTAAGCAATGTCTTGCACCCCCGAAAGATTGGACCGAGAGAGAAGAGCGCCGTCGAACATTCTGGATGGCATTCTGCCAAGATCGATATGCCAGTATCGGCACCGGCTGGCCCATGACAATCGATGAGCGCGACATCATGACCAACCTCCCCTCTTCAGAAGAGGCTTTCAATATGAGCAGGCCCGAGCAGACACAGTCGTTGAGCGAATGCACCAGTCCGATGGGAGCGGGTAAACTGTCTCCTTATGGAGGCATCGTGCTCATGGCCTGCTTGTTCGGACGAAACTTGGTACATCTGCATCGTCCTGATGTTGACGACCTCGATCACGACCTAAACGGCCCATTCTGGAAGCGTCATCGCCAGATGGAcaacatccttctcaacACATCCCTCTGTCTACCCCCTCAACTCAAACTCCCTTCGGGCTTGTCGAACCCCAATATTGTCTTTACAAACATGAGCATCCACACTTCGACCATCTGCCTGCACCAagccgccatcttcaaggcGGAGAAGAACAAGCTTCCTGCGTCGGTTAGCGCAGAGAGCAAGGTTCGATGTATTACAGCGGCAAACGAAATTGCCAGCATCATGCGAATGATTTCTCACATGGACCTCTCAACA GTGAACCCCTTTATCTCCTTCTGCCTCTACGTGTCGGCACGAGTGTTTGTGCAGTACCTCAAGAGCCGACCTGACGATAGCCAAACGGCCGACTCGCTCCGATTCCTCCTTTCAGCCATGAATGCGCTGAAACGACGGAACCCCCTGACCGAATCGttcctcgtccagctcgaTGTCGATTTGGAGGCCCTTGCTTTGAGGAtccccaagctcaagactgCATTCCCACGCAACAGCGATAGC CCCTCTGCGAAGAATCCGGGATCCCCCAGTGTGCCGAGGTGCGACAACCCCGAAGGTGTTCAGGGCATTCTCGCGTACCGCAATGAATGCCACTTCATGAAGATGGCCGGCGACGATGGAaatccagcagcagcccccGACATCGTGGAACCCAACGTTGGTGGAGATGGACAGAACATGGGGGCAGCTGGCGATGGGAGCTTCAGTGGCCAGACATGGATTTCATCTGATCAACAGTTGCCCATTCTCACGCCAAGCTCCGGAGCAACCTTTGACAAGAACGGGACTGGAAGCGGACCGATGTCAGGCTTTGGGGATCTTGGGGGAGACGGCCAGGACGCATCAGGATCGCCAGACGGAGTACAATCGAACCGACCGACACCGAACTCGAGCACAGGATCTGACCAACGAGGCCACTTGGCTCCCGGACAGATGAACGGATCGAACCCCAACTCTTTCAACACGAGCCCGATATCACCGAACCAGACAATGATGAACACTGGCGTACTTGACGGAAACACACAAGGATTCTTTGCAGACCCGTCTGGCTTCACGATACCGGCTGGTCTAGATCAGAATGGAGCGTTTACGATGCCAGACGGATGGGATATTCAAGGACAGACCGGGGTACCGCAAGTGGGCGAGGGCGTTTTGAGGGCTTTGATGAACATGGGACCAATGGATGCCATGGATTTGGGGTCATGGGAAACAAGAAACAACTGA
- a CDS encoding MFS domain-containing protein: MPLFSRYSMRQNRGFLGSDSSALPSQDAQDRQQLRYELDLNAWNFRIWGVCASGFLTDSYNLFSTNVILASIAFVYWPNGPEWSGLLINFFTLLGSVIGQLLFGYLADRYGRTRLYGIELVLVIVSTIGVATSSHGYNDLSFLGLFIWWRFVMGIGIGAEYPLSAVITSEWSSTQSRATMLSSVFMMQPIGQALAQLVGLFVLLGFQRSHDLQGMRCGLDRLHEEECKEALDGIWRIVIGSGAVPALLAIIFRFFLFDCGIYSLEVRNKPAIALMNTQRIYGAPQGGGTEAFPGGGINGRPPMNGSFPMAQLNHPPPSTTYQMNPPNGNHTAPSYRTNAPPNNMHLTSTSQQAMPIQFSKEDMHNYFIRDGNWAYLLGTAATWFFLDVSFYGMSLDNRGTLSTMWATTKPTPIDDRLECWNSSLQGGNSTVPQWAIDGLPVWSTDATHPCNTIYDVLIEQTKQYLLTVSLASIAGSACFVLFSSRIPRRQWLTASFLVLAGFFVVTGCVYYGVHQKDGAPATVVFVAICHFMFNFGANTLTFMIPAEIFPTCYRCMCHGISAAAGKLGSLVAVLVVYGINQSYDADTRQGLIFLLFGSVAAVGAIFSWAYLPNSQRWVEYDGKKYLESKTLEELGEGRVKARLTGELVTIEEKWDEIKRRKRGSQRSDPSIPDGAT; this comes from the exons atgcctctcttctccagatATTCTATGCGCCAGAACCGCGGCTTCCTAGGTTCCGACAGCTCTGCATTGCCTTCACAAGATGCCCAA GATCGTCAACAACTGCGTTACGAGCTCGACTTGAACGCATGGAACTTTCGCATTTGGGGCGTTTGCGCATCGGGCTTTTTAACAGATTC ATATAACCTCTTTTCCACAAACGTCATTCTCGCTTCCATCGCATTTGTCTACTGGCCCAATGGCCCAGAGTGGTCCGGActtctcatcaacttctttACTCTCCTTGGCTCCGTCATCGGCCAACTACTCTTCGGCTACCTCGCGGACCGGTATGGTCGAACCCGCCTCTACGGCATCGAACTAGTTCTTGTAATTGTTTCTACGATCGGTGTAGCCACTAGCAGTCACGGCTACAATGATCTCTCTTTCTTGGGTCTCTTTATCTGGTGGCGCTTTGTCATGGGGATTG GAATCGGAGCCGAATATCCCCTCAGCGCAGTAATTACATCGGAATGGTCCAGCACTCAGTCTCGAGCTACCATGTTGTCTTCGGTTTTCATGATGCAGCCGATCGGCCAGGCCCTGGCCCAGTTGGTTGGTCTCTTTGTACTTCTCGGCTTCCAAAGGAGTCATGACCTTCAAGGAATGCGCTGTGGTCTCGATAGACTGCACGAAGAGGAGTGCAAGGAGGCCTTGGACGGAATCTGGCGCATTGTCATCGGTTCCGGCGCGGTGCCTGCGTTgttggccatcatcttccgtTTCTTCCTATTCGACTGCGGCATCTACAGTCTCGAGGTCCGGAACAAACCAGCAATTGCTCTAATGAACACACAGAGGATTTACGGAGCACCTCAAGGAGGTGGAACCGAGGCCTTTCCCGGCGGCGGTATTAACGGGCGCCCCCCGATGAACGGCTCGTTCCCGATGGCCCAGCTCAACCACCCTCCGCCATCGACGACATACCAGATGAACCCGCCCAACGGAAATCACACGGCACCTTCTTACCGAACAAACGCGCCGCCTAATAACATGCATCTCACGAGCACCTCGCAGCAGGCCATGCCCATCCAGTTTTCCAAGGAGGACATGCACAACTACTTTATCCGAGATGGCAACTGGGCCTACCTCCTCGGAACAGCGGCAACATGGTTTTTCTTGGATGTATCATTTTATGGAATGAGCCTTGATAACAGAGGGACGCTGTCGACAATGTGGGCGACTACGAAACCGACGCCGATCGACGACAGACTCGAGTGTTGGAACTCGTCCCTCCAAGGGGGCAACTCTACAGTGCCACAATGGGCCATCGACGGACTTCCGGTTTGGTCGACCGACGCGACACACCCCTGCAACACCATCTACGACGTGCTGATCGAGCAGACTAAGCAATATTTGCTGACCGTGTCGCTTGCATCTATCGCTGGAAGTGCTTGCTTTGTCTTGTTTTCGAGCCGGATCCCCCGGCGACAGTGGCTCACGGCCTCGTTTCTCGTCCTGGCCGGTTTCTTTGTGGTTACCGGCTGTGTCTATTATGGTGTCCATCAGAAGGATGGTGCGCCTGCTACAGTGGTGTTTGTGGCCATCTGCCACTTTATGTTCAACTTTG GCGCCAACACACTGACGTTCATGATTCCCGCCGAGATCTTTCCAACCTGTTATCGATGCATGTGCCACGGTATCTCTGCGGCAGCGGGCAAGCTCGGCAGTCTCGTAGCAGTGCTCGTGGTATACGGCATCAACCAGTCATACGACGCCGACACTCGGCAAGGCCTCATCTTCCTGCTATTCGGGTCAGTGGCGGCGGTCGGAGCCATCTTTTCGTGGGCATATCTACCCAACTCGCAACGCTGGGTCGAGTACGACGGCAAGAAGTACCTCGAGTCAAAGACGCTCGAGGAGTTGGGCGAGGGCAGGGTCAAGGCGCGGCTCACTGGCGAGCTGGTTACTATTGAGGAGAAGTGGGATGAgatcaagaggaggaaaaggggCTCACAAAGGAGCGACCCTTCTATACCCGATGGGGCTACATAA
- a CDS encoding GST N-terminal domain-containing protein: protein MAAPSAPGPGSGPFAPAVAQYHRVALGIGLDGYVAPDLDEAYRLHAAQSGAAVTAPAPHHAPGQFGILAPTAVPVPVVETQQIQGVFGAQPPPPPQPVERSNGQLSSKIVVDPPDLEAWRDKLFNVDEMIVLTHEQFETYFPHVDNVYSHRSTQRYKRKPFVSHYWDCRMKGRPPGTPKSDDPNKKKRKRNARERDLCDVKIKITEYLPGAQLQLEPSDQGQSGPAILGGFAGVAGQQRFWTVQRVNGNGGNGKGDGVAGPHKHTLEKSDEIKKNSVQRYLAKQERETKKAQKPPSRKTTGAALLTARKHAKENTLKLYGACFCPFSQRVWIALEVKGMAYQYCETDPFRRPAPAHLLEANPHGCVPAIRLGEWTCAESGVILEYLEDLGQGMPLLPTDPQSKATCRLWIDHINNRIIPPLFTLLQTQEIALQHDASARLQTSIDGLVQAADEQGPFFLGPNLSLVDIHLAPFALRLPRILTSLRGWSPPPPGSRWARWLDAIEADESIRATTSDHELYADTVDLLIRRNGLGG, encoded by the exons ATGGCCGCGCCTTCAGCTCCGGGCCCCGGCTCCGGGCCGTTCGCGCCCGCCGTTGCCCAGTATCACCGGGTCGCCCTCGGTATCGGGCTGGACGGGTATGTTGCGCCGGATCTTGATGAGGCGTATCGACTGCACGCTGCACAGAGCGGTGCTGCAGTCACGGCCCCGGCTCCTCATCATGCGCCGGGTCAGTTTGGTATACTCGCGCCGACGGCGGTGCCTGTGCCTGTCGTGGAGACGCAGCAAATACAGGGTGTATTCGGTGCACaaccgccgcctccgccgcagCCGGTTGAGAGGTCAAATGGGCAGTTGAGTAGCAAGATTGTGGTTGATCCTCCGGACTTGGAGGCTTGGCGGGACAAGCTGTTTAACGTTGACGAAATGATTGTCCTCACTCATGAACA GTTTGAGACGTATTTCCCCCATGTGGACAATGTCTACTCGCACCGCTCGACGCAGCGCTATAAGCGAAAACCCTTTGTATCGCACTATTGGGACTGTCGCATGAAGGGCAGGCCCCCGGGCACGCCCAAGTCGGATGACcccaacaagaagaagcgcaagcgcaACGCCCGCGAGCGCGATCTATGTGACGTAAAGATAAAAATCACCGAGTATCTGCCGGGTGCGCAGCTGCAGCTTGAACCTTCGGACCAGGGGCAGTCTGGGCCTGCGATACTCGGCGGGTTCGCAGGCGTTGCTGGTCAACAGCGCTTCTGGACGGTTCAAAGGGTTAATGGTAATGGCGGTAATGGAAAGGGGGATGGAGTTGCTGGTCCACATAAACACACGTTGGAGAAGAGTGACGAGATTAAGAAGAATAGCGTACAGCGGTACTTGGCTAAGCAAGAGAGGGAGACGAAAAAGGCCCAG AAGCCTCCAAGTAGAAAAACCACAGGTGCCGCACTGCTAACAGCTAGGAAACACGCCAAAGAGAACACTCTGAAGCTATACGGGGCATGCTTCTG TCCTTTCTCTCAGCGCGTCTGGATAGCCCTAGAGGTAAAGGGCATGGCCTACCAGTACTGCGAGACGGACCCCTTTCGACGTCCGGCTCCGGCACACCTCCTCGAGGCGAACCCTCATGGTTGTGTGCCTGCGATAAGGCTGGGCGAATGGACCTGCGCAGAGAGCGGTGTGATCCTAGAATAT CTCGAGGATTTAGGCCAGGGCatgcctcttcttcccacAGACCCGCAGTCCAAGGCTACTTGCCGCCTATGGATAGACCAT ATAAATAACCGCATAATACCGCCCTTGTTCACTCTCCTTCAAACACAGGAAATAGCCCTACAACACGACGCCTCTGCACGACTCCAAACCAGCATCGATGGCCTCGTCCAGGCTGCCGACGAGCAG GgccccttcttcctcggcccGAACCTTAGTCTCGTCGATATCCATCTTGCCCCCTTTGCTCTCCGTCTCCCCCGTATCCTCACTTCCCTGCGTGGCTGgtcgcctcctccgcctggGTCACGCTGGGCAAGGTGGTTGGATGCCATCGAAGCTGACGAGAGTATAAGGGCAACGACGAGTGATCATGAATTGTATGCCGACACTGTTGATTTACTGATCCGGCGGAATGGACTTGGCGGGTAA
- a CDS encoding Nop domain-containing protein — MSTVAEDLLNDFGSSGDEADEFENDGLVKDEETNGDRDAMDVDGDAATKDDEGSENDPSNDRDDAEATKVKVEKMQLGAVKDVRSVASLMQTLEPILEVSTTPRGQFNNGRVLKMDDSFTSVILTNSPDVLPRTLQKIAHYRSQAATQSTSLGNIEDHPEYHLLTQSNSLSTQIDGEVVLVHKFIRDHYSTRFPELERLVTTPLEYAKVVAILGNGPMDSESIKALQTSTDNPLGITLKSVLDGPSLMIVTVEATTSKGHEMTPEELQRVFKACEMVIALNKAKQTLTEYVQSRMNIFAPNLTALIGSLTAAQLLNAAGGLTGLSKTPACNIASWGSKKKQAGLATNIGIRQQGYLFNSEMIRGIPNDLRKQAMRIVSAKLVLAARVDRIHSSPDGSTGEELKSACLERLEKLTEPPPNKGQRALPVPDDKPARKRGGRRARKAKEALAMTDLRKAQNRMAFGKEEKEVGYGTGETTVGMGMIGQANDGRIRGIQVDQRTRAKLSAKNKGWGGNSTVGGAASSIGGFGQASSIDLRGRGLRASGVGSTVGSAAGTASSLAFTPVQGLELVDPKMQAELSKKRKAEEDRWFKGGTFTQVGGAPSGGGFKVPDLPAAKRVDTGASKMGPPPARKS; from the coding sequence atgtcgaccGTCGCAGAAGACTTGCTCAACGATTTCGGTAGCTCCGGAGATGAGGccgacgagtttgagaaCGATGGCCTGGTCAAGGACGAAGAGACAAATGGCGATCGCGACGCTATGGACGTCGACGGCGACGCCGCGaccaaggacgacgagggaTCCGAAAACGACCCATCCAACGATAGAGACGATGCCGAGGCGACAAAGGTAAAGGTCGAAAAGATGCAGCTCGGCGCCGTCAAGGACGTCCGCAGCGTCGCCAGCCTGATGCAGACCCTGGAGCCAATCCTCGAGGTTAGTACCACTCCCCGTGGCCAGTTCAACAACGGCCGcgtcttgaagatggacgATTCGTTTACATCGGTTATTTTGACGAACAGCCCTGACGTGTTGCCTCGAACCCTACAGAAAATCGCACATTATCGATCGCAAGCTGCTACCCAGAGCACAAGCCTCGGCAACATTGAGGACCACCCCGAGTATCACCTCTTGACCCAGTCAAACAGCCTCTCCACCCAGATCGACGGCGAGGTGGTGCTAGTTCACAAGTTCATTCGCGATCACTACTCGACTCGATTCCCCGAGCTAGAACGACTGGTCACGACGCCCCTCGAGTATGCCAAGGTGGTGGCCATCCTGGGCAACGGCCCCATGGACTCGGAGAGCATCAAGGCCCTCCAGACTTCGACCGACAACCCCCTTGGCATAACCCTCAAGTCAGTTCTCGATGGACCATCGCTCATGATTGTGACTGTGGAGGCCACCACATCAAAGGGCCACGAGATGACAccggaggagctgcagcgCGTCTTCAAGGCCTGCGAGATGGTTATTGCTCTTAACAAAGCCAAACAAACCTTGACAGAATACGTCCAGTCACGCATGAATATCTTTGCGCCCAACCTAACGGCCCTCATCGGCTCCCTTACAGCGGCACAGCTTCTCAATGCCGCAGGTGGATTGACAGGCCTATCCAAGACCCCGGCATGCAACATCGCCTCATGGGGTTCCAAAAAGAAGCAGGCCGGTCTGGCTACGAACATTGGTATCCGTCAGCAGGGCTACCTTTTCAACTCGGAAATGATTCGCGGCATCCCCAACGACCTAAGGAAGCAGGCCATGAGGATCGTTTCAGCCAAGCTGGTACTGGCCGCTCGAGTAGATCGCATCCACTCAAGTCCTGACGGGTCTACGGGAGAGGAACTCAAGTCGGCATGCCTCGAACGTCTAGAAAAGCTTACAGAACCACCGCCCAACAAGGGCCAGCGCGCACTTCCTGTACCGGATGACAAGCCAGCTCGCAAGCGAGGTGGACGACGCGCCCgcaaggcaaaggaggcaCTTGCCATGACAGATCTGCGCAAGGCCCAGAACCGCATGGCCTTTggcaaggaagagaaggaagttGGATATGGTACCGGCGAGACGACGGTCGGTATGGGCATGATCGGACAGGCCAACGATGGGCGCATCCGAGGCATCCAGGTCGACCAGCGCACACGTGCAAAGCTCAGcgccaagaacaagggcTGGGGAGGAAACAGTACCGTGGGAGGCGCGGCCTCGTCCATTGGCGGCTTCGGCCAGGCTTCCAGCATCGACCTGCGCGGTCGCGGTCTGCGCGCCTCGGGCGTAGGAAGCACAGTCGGCTCGGCGGCGGGCACAGCGTCATCGCTCGCCTTCACGCCCGTGCAAGGACTGGAGCTCGTGGATCCCAAGATGCAGGCTGAGCTCAGCAAGAAAcgcaaggccgaggaggaccgGTGGTTCAAGGGCGGAACCTTTACCCAGGTCGGCGGGGCGCCGAGCGGTGGTGGTTTCAAGGTGCCGGACCTACCGGCCGCCAAGCGGGTCGACACGGGGGCCAGCAAGATGGGCCCTCCGCCGGCGCGCAAGTCATGA
- a CDS encoding putative acetate kinase, whose amino-acid sequence MKVILAINAGSSSVKISVYTSEKSAVPREIAEAQISGLTAPPAQLTYKRLGEKVIKAKEVGDAVKNQEDAFDLLLDTFVDDTELKEISSKKDIAIASHRIVHGGDYDCSQIITSDTYHHLEELSDLAPLHNGVALSIVDTCIKALPETVNVACFDSQFHTTIPPHIYTYPINPKIAKSNRLRKYGFHGISYAFITRSVAEYLNKDVGELNMIALHLGSGASACAIKGGKSWDTSMGLTPLAGLPGATRSGSVDPSLVFHYASDVGKLSPASTKHLHISRAEEILNKESGWKSMTGTTNFGVVAESDDPTHRLAFDIFVDRVSAFIGSYFVSLEGRVDALVFAGGIGEHSAKLRAAVVERVACLGFAIDGTRNQEPLKDVVQELGSPDASQRVLVCQTDEQLEMAKLCAEKEDLW is encoded by the exons ATGAAGGTTATCCTCGCTATCAATGCCGGGTCCAGCTCGGTCAAAATCTCAGTCTACACGTCGGAGAAGAGCGCGGTGCCCCGCGAGATCGCAGAAGCTCAGATCAGCGGCCTCACTGCCCCACCAGCACAGCTCACTTACAAACGTCTGGGCgaaaaggtcatcaaggccaaAGAGGTCGGCGACGCTGTCAAGAACCAGGAGGACGCCTTCGATCTGCTTCTCGATACCTTCGTCGACGATACGGAGCTGAAGGAGATCTCGTCCAAGAAGGACATTGCAATTGCCAGCCATCGCATCGTCCACGGCGGCGACTACGACTGCTCCCAGATCATCACATCAGACACGTATCACCACCTCGAAGAACTCAGCGACCTCGCGCCGCTTCACAATGGTGTTGCCTTGAGCATTGTCGATACATGCATCAAGGCGCTCCCCGAAACCGTCAATGTCGCCTGCTTCGACTCGCAGTTCCACACAACTATACCACCCCACATCTACACATATCCCATTAACCCCAAGATCGCAAAGAGCAATCGCCTGCGAAAGTATGGCTTCCACGGCATCAGCTACGCCTTCATTACGCGATCGGTAGCCGAATACCTCAACAAGGACGTCGGCGAGCTCAACATGATCGCCCTCCATCTGGGCAGCGGTGCCAGTGCCTGCGCCATCAAGGGAGGCAAGAGCTGGGATACGAGCATGGGACTGACGCCTCTGGCCGGCCTCCCAGGTGCGACCCGAAGCGGCAGTGTTGATCCAAG TCTTGTCTTCCACTACGCCAGCGATGTGGGGAAGCTGTCCCCTGCCTCCACCAAACACCTTCACATCTCGCGCGCGGAGGAGATTCTCAACAAGGAGAGCGGATGGAAATCCATGACAGGCACCACCAactttggtgttgttgccgAGTCGGATGACCCCACCCACCGCCTCGCTTTTGACATCTTTGTTGACCGCGTCTCGGCCTTTATTGGATCCTACTTTGTCTCTCTGGAAGGCCGCGTTGATGCTCTCGTCTTTGCCGGTGGCATCGGCGAGCACAGCGCCAAGCTCCGGGCCGCTGTGGTTGAGCGAGTCGCTTGTCTAGGTTTTGCGATTGATGGGACTCGTAACCAAGAGCCCCTCAAGGACGTGGTCCAGGAGCTTGGCAGTCCCGACGCCTCTCAACGAGTGCTTGTCTGCCAGACGGATGAGCAACTTGAGATGGCCAAACTATGCGCAGAAAAGGAAGACCTGTGGTAA